The segment GAGCTGCCGGTCGATCTGACCGCGTTCCGGATCGTGCAGGAGGCCCTGACGAACGCGCTCAAGCACGGCGGCCCGGCCGCGACCGTCTCCGTCGACCACCGGCCGGACGAGGTCCGGCTGGAGATCACCGACACCGGCCGGCCGGTCCCGGGCCCACGGCCGGTCGACGGCGGGCACGGGCTGGTCGGCATGCGGGAGCGGGTCGCGATCTTCGGCGGGCACCTCGACGCGGGTCCCTGCCCCGGCGGCGGTTACCGGGTCCTGGCCCGGCTCCCGCTCGCCCAGGACGCGTCGCGCGCCCACGACGCGTCGCCCGCCCAGCACGCGTCGCTCGCCCAGGACGCGTCGCTCGCCCAGGATGCGTCGCTCGCCCAGGATGCGTCGTGATCCGGGTCGTGGTCGCCGACGACCAGGCCCTCGTCCGCGGCGGCTTCCGCGTCCTCGTCGACTCCGCCACCGACCTGCGGGTCGTCGGCGAGGCCAGCGACGGCGCCCAGGCGGTCGAGGTCGCGGCCCGCGAGCACCCGGACGTGATCCTCATGGACATCCGGATGCCGGTCATGGACGGCCTCGAGGCGACCCGCCGGATCCTGGCCGCCGACCCCGAGCAGGCCGTCCGGGTCCTCATGCTGACCACCTTCGACCTGGACGAGTACGTCTTCGCCGCGCTCAAGGCCGGCGCCAGCGGTTTCATGCTCAAGGACACCCCGCCGGCCGCGCTGCTGTCCGGCATCCGGACCGTGGCCGGCGGCGACGCGCTGCTGTCCCCGAGCGTCACCCGCCACCTCATCGAGGAGTACGTCCGCCGCCCGCCGCGCTCGGCCGCTCCCCCGCCCCAGCTGGACGGGCTGACCGAGCGCGAGGTCGAGGTCCTCGGCCTGGTCGCGAAGGGCTGGTCCAACGCCGAGATCGCCGACCGCCTGCACGTCACCCCGGCCACGGCCAAGACCCACCTGAGCCGGCTGCTGATGAAGCTCGGCGCCCGCGACCGGGCCCAGCTCATCGTCCTGGCGTACGAGACCGGCCTGGTGTCACCGGCCGGCCGCTGACTCAGTCCGCGAACTGGGTGCGCAGCTGGGCCAGCGTCCGGGCCAGCAGCCGGGAGACGTGCATCTGGGAGATGCCGAGCTGGGCCGCGATCTGGGACTGGGTCTGGTTGCCGTAGAAGCGCAGCAGCAGGATCCGCCGCTCCCGCTCCGGCAGCGTCGCCAGCGCCGGGCCGATCGACTCGTGCAGCTCGACGTCGGCCAGCGCCCGGTCCTCGCCGCCGATCGTGTCGGCCAGCGTGAGCTCGTCCCCGATCGGCGCTTCCAGCGAGTCCGCCCGGTACGCGGTGGCGCACTCCAGCGCCTCCAGCACCTCCTCCTCGGTCCGGCCGGAGCGCTCGACCAGCTCGGCCACGCTCGGGGACCGGTTGAGCTCCTGGGTGAGCTCGCCCGCGTACCGGGTGATCTCGGTGGTCAGCTCCTGCAGGCTGCGGTGCACGTGCACGGCCCAGGTCCGGTCCCGGAAGTGCCGCCGGATCTCGCCCAGGATCGTCGGTGCCGCGTACGTGCTGAACTCCAGGCCGCGATCGACGTCGAACCGGTCGACGGCCTTGACCAGCCCGACAGAGCCGGCCTGCATCAGGTCGTCCAGCGGCTCACCGCGGCCGGCGTAGCGGTGCGCGAAGTAGCGGACCATCGGCAGGTGGTGCTCGACCAGCCGCTGCCGCAGCCGGACCCGCTCCGGCGCGGACGCCGGCAGCTCGGCCATCCGGGTGAACATCTCCCGGATGCCGTCCCGCCCGAGGGGCGGTCCGATCGCAAGGGTCATGGCGACTCCAGAACGACGCGGACGAAGCACGGCGGCTGGCGAATCAACCACCCGAACCGTACCTCAACTCGGTTTAGCGTCGCTCCTGAGCCCGGGGTCCGGGCTGCGGGTCGGCCGCGGCCGCCTCGCGGCGGATCGGATCGGTCGGTGTGCTGCGACCAGGTGCCGCCCACGGCATTACTCGGCCCTCCCCGTTGATTCGTGCTGACATCTCGGCGGGCCCGGGAAAGGCCTGGGGCATCGCGATCCGGCGGATGGTCGATCACGTCCGGTCTCACCGGCGGGTCGCGGCCCCGGCGGCGCGCTCCCCGCACCGCCGGCGGCGGCGGTGCCGACGGTCGCGCCGTGCGTCACCGCGGTCCGCGCGTTGACGTCCTGCGGGTGACGGACGGCCACCCGCTGACCCCGCTCGCCCGGCGGCCACCAGTCCACTGTGGACGGTCGCGGCGGCACTCGGCCGGCGGGCGTTCAGTTGCCGGGGTCGGAGGGGTCGGCGATGACGAGGACGTTGTCGAGGCCGCTGACCCGCAGCAGCGCCGCCACCCGGGACGGCACGTCGCGCAGCCGGAGCTCGAGGCCGCGGTCGCGGGCCCGCAGGTGCGCGGCGATGAGCACGGACAGACCGGAGGAGTCCATGAACGTCACCGCCGCGAGGTCCACCACGATGGGGTCGCCCACGGCCAGCGCGGCGTCCAGGGCCTGACGCATCTTGGGCGCGGAGTCGATGTCGACCTCGCCCGCGACCGTGATGCGCACGCCACCGTCCCCGGCCGTACGCGTGACCTTCATCCCCATCCGGGCCCCCACCGCTCGGCTGCCACGCTGCCCCGCGGCGTCGCAGCGACCACCGTGGGGGCACGCTACCGACTTCGGCGTACCCGCGCCCACCAACCCGCCTGACGCGACACGGTCGCATCCGGCCGGATCCGCCGTTACCGTCCGGGAGCATGGACGAGACCGGTGCCCGTACGGCACTGCAGCACTACATCGACCACAGTGCCGCGGGTGACGACGAGGGGGCGCACGAGATCTACACAGCTGACGCGGTCCTCGAGTTCCCGCAGTCGGGCGAGCGGTTCGAGGGCGTGCCGAACTTCCTGGAGTGGCGGCGGAAGTACCCGGCACAGGTGGGTTTCGAGATCCGCCGGGTGCGCGGCGGCGAGGACGTCTGGGTCGCCGAGATCGCGGTCCGGTACGACGGCGGCCCCTGGAACCACGGTGTCGGAATCTACGAGTTCCGCGGCGACAAGGTCTCCCGCGAGACCATCTACTACGCCGAGCCCTTCGACGCCCCCGACTGGCGCGCCCCCTGGCGGGCCTAGTCCTCGTCGCGGTCGACCTCCCGCAGCTGCTCCAGGCGCGACTCGCCCTCCTCGGTGCCCGGCGCGGCCGGGTGGTGCACGTCCTCGGTCAGGCTGCCGGACTCGGCGTTCTCGACCGCGGCTTCGATGTCCGGGCCGCCCTGCGACGGGTCGGGCGAACGGAGTGGCTCGTTGTCCTCTGTCATGCCGTGCCCCTACCCCGGTCGGCGCAGATCGAGTCGCGTCAGCGGCCGTGGAAGAAGGAGACCGCCTCGGTCAGGGCGAGGTCGGTGAGGACCGGATCGTGCCGGGCGCCGATGTCGCGCATGAACGCGTGCTCGCCGCCCTCGTAGACGTGCAGCTCGGTGTCCTCCCGGCCGGCCGCGTAGAGCGCGGAGATCACCTGGGCCCGGGCGGCGGCCGGAACGTGCGGGTCCCGCGAGCCGAACACGATCATCAGCCGGCCGTGGACGTCGGCGGCCCGGGCCAGCGAGCCGGGGTCGTCGGCGCCGAGCCCGCCGTCCTGCAGGCCGGTCGGGTAGAAGCACACGGTGGCCGAGACCCGCGGGTCGAACGCGGCCCGGAACGCCAGGTGCCCGCCGATGCAGAAACCCACTGCCAGCAGCGCATCGACGTCCGCCCGCTGCTGGAGGAAGTCGAGGACCGCGACCCGGTCGGAGTCGAACTGCGCGGTCGTCGTCGCGGCCGCCCCGGCCAGGCCGGCCGCCTTGCCACCGTCGTCGAACTCCAGCGCCACCCCGGCCAGCTCGCCGCGCGGGTAGATCTCCGGCACGCAGACCAGGAACCCGGCCGCCGCCAGCCGCCGCGCGGTCCGCAGCGTCGAGTCGGTCAGCTGGAAGATGTCGGTGTAGAGCAGCACGCCCGGCCACGGTCCGGGCCCGGCCGGCGTGATCAGCACCGCCCGGATCTCGCAGTCCGGTGCCGGGATCCGTACCTCGTCCTCGCTGACCTTCACCCGCGCGACCCTAGGCCATGCCCGGACCGGCCCCAGGCCTCGTACGGCCGGTCCCGGGCCGGACCGAGGATCAGCAGGCCGGTGCGCAGTCGTCCGGGTGGTTGCCGGTGACCGTGGTGTGGTCGAGCGTCGGGATGCTGCTGCCGCCGAAGGTGGCGAAGATGCCGCCGCCGAAGGTGGCGGTGTTCCCGGTGATCGTCGACCCGTGCAGGACCGCGATCTCCTCGTTGAGGAGGCCACCACCGGCGTTGGCGGCGGTGTTGCCGCTGATGCGGGTCGACCAGGTGACCAGGGTGCCGTTGTTCCAGATCCCGCCACCGTCATTGAGGGTGCTGCGGTTGCCGGCGACGGTCGAGCGGACCAGCGTGAGGAACCCGGAGTTGAGGATGCCGCCGCCCGAGCCCACGGTGGTGTTGTCGCGGACCAGCAGGCGGGTCGCCTTGAGGGTGCCGAAGTTGTCGATGCCGGTCTGGCCGTGGGTCACGACGACGTCGGTCAGCGTCACCGTGGCGAAGTCCACCAGCAGGACCGAGCCGGCTCCCCCGCCGTCGAGCACGGGGCGGCGGGCGCCGGGGTGCAGACCGGCGATCGTCAGGTCCGTGGTGACGTCGTAGT is part of the Mycobacteriales bacterium genome and harbors:
- a CDS encoding nuclear transport factor 2 family protein → MDETGARTALQHYIDHSAAGDDEGAHEIYTADAVLEFPQSGERFEGVPNFLEWRRKYPAQVGFEIRRVRGGEDVWVAEIAVRYDGGPWNHGVGIYEFRGDKVSRETIYYAEPFDAPDWRAPWRA
- a CDS encoding STAS domain-containing protein; its protein translation is MGMKVTRTAGDGGVRITVAGEVDIDSAPKMRQALDAALAVGDPIVVDLAAVTFMDSSGLSVLIAAHLRARDRGLELRLRDVPSRVAALLRVSGLDNVLVIADPSDPGN
- a CDS encoding dienelactone hydrolase family protein, producing the protein MKVSEDEVRIPAPDCEIRAVLITPAGPGPWPGVLLYTDIFQLTDSTLRTARRLAAAGFLVCVPEIYPRGELAGVALEFDDGGKAAGLAGAAATTTAQFDSDRVAVLDFLQQRADVDALLAVGFCIGGHLAFRAAFDPRVSATVCFYPTGLQDGGLGADDPGSLARAADVHGRLMIVFGSRDPHVPAAARAQVISALYAAGREDTELHVYEGGEHAFMRDIGARHDPVLTDLALTEAVSFFHGR
- a CDS encoding response regulator transcription factor, which translates into the protein MIRVVVADDQALVRGGFRVLVDSATDLRVVGEASDGAQAVEVAAREHPDVILMDIRMPVMDGLEATRRILAADPEQAVRVLMLTTFDLDEYVFAALKAGASGFMLKDTPPAALLSGIRTVAGGDALLSPSVTRHLIEEYVRRPPRSAAPPPQLDGLTEREVEVLGLVAKGWSNAEIADRLHVTPATAKTHLSRLLMKLGARDRAQLIVLAYETGLVSPAGR
- a CDS encoding SigB/SigF/SigG family RNA polymerase sigma factor, encoding MTLAIGPPLGRDGIREMFTRMAELPASAPERVRLRQRLVEHHLPMVRYFAHRYAGRGEPLDDLMQAGSVGLVKAVDRFDVDRGLEFSTYAAPTILGEIRRHFRDRTWAVHVHRSLQELTTEITRYAGELTQELNRSPSVAELVERSGRTEEEVLEALECATAYRADSLEAPIGDELTLADTIGGEDRALADVELHESIGPALATLPERERRILLLRFYGNQTQSQIAAQLGISQMHVSRLLARTLAQLRTQFAD